ATCGCCAACGGCGGCGAGCTCATGTGGCCGCACGTGGCGAAGGCCTTCCTCGACGCCGACGGGCACGTGGTGCGCACGGTGCAGCCGAAGGCCGTCCGCCGCGTCATTACGGAGGCCACGGCGGCCCAACTGCGGGACCTGATGCAGAAGGTCGTCGACGAGGGCACCGGCCAGCTGGCGCAGATCCCGTGCTACACGATCGGAGGCAAGACGGGCACCACGCAGAAGGTCGTCAACGGCCGGGTGAGCGGCAGCGGCGCGTACATCGCCTCCTTCGTGGGCTTCGCGCCCGTCGACAGGCCACGCGTGGTGCTGTACGTGGCCATCGACGAGCCCAAGGGCGTGTTCTACGGCGGCCAGGTGGCGGCGCCGGTCTTCGAGGCGATCATGCGGGACGTGCTCCGCTACCTCGACGTGCCGCCGCACTGCACTCCGGGCGAGCAGCGCGACGCGTCGGAGGAGGCGCCCCGGCAGGTGGTCCCGTCGCTCGTGAACCTGCCGCTGCCGGAGGCGCTCGCCGCCGCCCAGGAGGCCGGGTTCACGGCCGTCGTCAAGGGTTCGGGCTTCCGCGTGGCGCGGCAGACGCCGCCGGCCGGAGCGCAGGTGGCGGCCGGGACGACGATCATCGCCTACACCGACGATTCGCCCCCGCCGGCGAGCGGCAAGGTGACGGTGCCCGACCTCCGCGGCCAGACGATGCGGGAAGCGGCGCGGATTCTGGGTCTCGAGGGCCTGAAACTCGACTTCGCGCCGGGGAGCACGGGGCTCGTCGTCTCCCAGGACCCCGCCCCCCTCACGCTTGTGGATCCGGGCACCGTGGTGCGGGTCGTCTTCCAGCCCCCCAACTCCAGCGAAGCGGCGCCGAATGGTCTAAGATGATGGCGATTTGGTAATTCCTACTAAGGGTTGACGCACATGGACGATTGGCTGCAGTTGATCCACGGGTTGGGGCGGCGGATCGGACCGGAGCCGGAGCGCATCGCCGGGATCGCTTACGACAGCCGCCGGGTCGAACCGGGCTTCTGCTTCATCGCAGTGCCGGGATTCCGCGTCGATGGGCACGACTTCATCCCGGACGCCGTGGCCCGCGGCGCGCGCGCGCTCGTCGTCCAGCGCGAGGACGCCGTGCCCGAGGGCATGGCGGCGGTCGTCGTCGAGGACGCGCGGGCGGCCATGGCGCGGTTGGCCGCGCGCTTCTACGACCATCCCTCGCGCGAGCTCGGCCTCGTGGGCGTGACGGGCACGAACGGCAAGACGACGACGACCTACATGTCCCGGGCCGTGCTGGAGACGGCGGGGCCCACGGGGCTCATCGGCACGGTGCAGAGCATCGTCGGGCGGCAGGCGCAGCCGGCGGAGCGGACCACGCCGGAGGCGCCGGACCTCAACCGGATGCTGAGGGCGATGCGCGTCGCCGGCGACCGCTTTGCGGTGATGGAGGTCTCCTCGGAAGGTCTCGCGCTCCACCGCGCCGACGGCCTCGACTTCAACGTGGCCGTCTTCACGAACCTCACCCAGGACCACCTCAACTTCCACGGGACGATGGAAGCCTACTTCGAGGCCAAGGCGAAGCTCTTCGACATGCTCGCCCAGGTGCCCGAGGGCGGCCACGGGGGCGGGCCGCGGGGCGCCGTCATCAACGTCGACGACGCGTACGGGCGCCGTCTCGCGGAGCGGTGCAGGGTGCCGCTCGTCACCTACGGCGTGGAGAGGGAGGCGGACATCCGCGCGGTGGACGTCGAAGCGGGCGGCGATGGGCTCGCCTTCACGCTGACGTTCCCCGGCGGGACGCTGCCGGTGCGCCTGCGGGTGGGGGGCCGGTTCAACGTGTACAATGCGCTCGCCGCGTTCGGCGTCGGCTGGGTGTTCGGGATCGAGCCCGAGCGTGCCGTGGCGGCGCTGGCGCGCGTGGAGGGGGCGCCCGGCCGCTTCGAGCACGTCCGGGCGGGCCAGCCGTTCACCGTGGTCGTCGACTACGCGCACTCGCCGGACGGCATCGAGAACGTGCTGCGCGCCGCGCGCGAGGTGACGCGCGGGCGCGTGATCGCCGTGTTCGGCGCCGGCGGCGACCGCGACCGGACGAAGCGCCCGCTCATGGGCGCGGCAGGCGCGAGGCTCGCGGATGTGGTCGTGCTGACCTCGGACAACCCGCGGAGCGAGGATCCGGAGCGGATCCTCGACGACATCGCGGCGGGCGCGAACGAGGCGGCCGCGCGTTCCGGGGCGCGCGTGCTCCGCGAGGTCGACCGGCGCGCGGCCATCCGGCTGGCGTTCGAGCAGGCGCAGCCGGGGGACATCGTCGTCATCGCGGGGAAGGGGCACGAGACGTACCAGATCTTCCGCGACCGCACGATCCACTTCGACGACCGCGAGGTGGCCCTGGAAGAGTTGCGCGCGATGGGCTACGGGGAAGGCGGACAGGGACGGTGAGCTTTGCGCAGCACGCGCCCGGCGCGCGGTACGAGCCCGGCTGGACGGTGGCGGAGCTGGCCGCGGCGACGCGCGGCCGCATCGAGGGGGCTCCCGCGGCCGAGTCCCTCCGCTTCCGGCACGTCAGCATCGACAGCCGCGAGGTGGAGCCGGGCGGGCTGTTCGTGGCCCTGCGCGGCACGCGCGCCGACGGGCACGACCATCTCGCCGCGGCCGCCTCGGCCGGCGCGGCCGTGGCGCTGGTGGAGCGGATTCCGGAAGGCGCGCCGCGCGGCGTCGTCTACGTCGTGGTCGACGAGTCGCTGGCCGCGCTCGGCCGCTTCGCCGCATGGCACCGCCGCCGCTTCCGGCCGCGCGTCGTGGGCGTGACGGGGAGCGTCGGCAAGACCACGTGCAAGGACATGACGGCCGGCGTCCTCGCCCGCCGCTTCCGCACGTACAAGTCCCCCGGCAACCTCAAC
The window above is part of the Clostridia bacterium genome. Proteins encoded here:
- a CDS encoding UDP-N-acetylmuramoyl-L-alanyl-D-glutamate--2,6-diaminopimelate ligase, which codes for MDDWLQLIHGLGRRIGPEPERIAGIAYDSRRVEPGFCFIAVPGFRVDGHDFIPDAVARGARALVVQREDAVPEGMAAVVVEDARAAMARLAARFYDHPSRELGLVGVTGTNGKTTTTYMSRAVLETAGPTGLIGTVQSIVGRQAQPAERTTPEAPDLNRMLRAMRVAGDRFAVMEVSSEGLALHRADGLDFNVAVFTNLTQDHLNFHGTMEAYFEAKAKLFDMLAQVPEGGHGGGPRGAVINVDDAYGRRLAERCRVPLVTYGVEREADIRAVDVEAGGDGLAFTLTFPGGTLPVRLRVGGRFNVYNALAAFGVGWVFGIEPERAVAALARVEGAPGRFEHVRAGQPFTVVVDYAHSPDGIENVLRAAREVTRGRVIAVFGAGGDRDRTKRPLMGAAGARLADVVVLTSDNPRSEDPERILDDIAAGANEAAARSGARVLREVDRRAAIRLAFEQAQPGDIVVIAGKGHETYQIFRDRTIHFDDREVALEELRAMGYGEGGQGR